In the Bacillus sp. HSf4 genome, ACTTCTTGAAGAGCTCCTCACTAAAGACATTGTGATCCCGGAAAGCGAATTAAAGTCTTTCTATCAGAAAAATAAAGACCTGTATAAATTCGATGATTCTTACCGCTTGAAGCATATCGTTGTAAAAGATAAAGATGAAGCTGAACAAGTGTTAAAGGAACTGAAGGGCGGATCAAGCTTTGAAGCGGCCGCTGCCGAACACTCGACAGACCGATATACGGCGCCTTATGGCGGAGACCTCGGCTTTGTCAATGAGCAGAATGAAAACATCCCGGCAGAATATTTGCAAGCAGCCAAACATTTAAAAGAAAACGAGTGGGTCGATGAACCGATTCAAACGAGCCAGGGCTATTCCATTATTCAGCTGAAAGAAAAGCTGAACGGCCGGTCTTTCACTTACAGCGAAGTCAAGAATCAAATCCGCAGACAGATCGCAATGGATCAGATTGGCGACAAAGCCTCAGTTAAAACCCTCTGGAAAGATGCAAACGTATCGTGGTTTTATGGTGATAAAAATAAAGATTGACAAAATTTTTTGATATTGATAAATTAGTTATAATCCCAATAAAATTACTCGGAAATTGAGGTGTTCATATGGTTCGCGTTGCAAACTCTGTTTATGACTTAATCGGAAACACACCTGTTGTTAAATTAAATCGTCTTGTTGATGAAGACAGTGCTGATGTATATGTAAAGCTTGAGTATATGAATCCCGGCAGCAGTGTTAAAGACCGGATTGCGCTTGCGATGATCGAAGACGCCGAAGAAAAAGGCCTTCTGAAAGAAGGAGATACACTGATTGAGCCGACAAGCGGAAATACAGGAATCGGCCTTGCCATGGTCGCTGCTGCAAAAGGCATCAAAGCCATCCTTGTGATGCCTGATACAATGAGTTCCGAGCGCCGCAACCTTCTTCGCGCTTATGGAGCGGAGCTTGTGCTGACACCGGGCGCTGAAGGAATGAAAGGTGCGATTAAAAAAGCGGAAGAACTGGCTAAAGAAAACGGCTATTTTATGCCTCAGCAATTTAACAACCCTGCAAATGCGGAAGTGCATCGCCGCACGACAGGCCAGGAAATCGCTGAACAATTTGGAGATGGACTTGATGCGTTCGTCGCCGGTATCGGAACCGGCGGAACCATTACAGGAGCCGGCGAGGTTCTGAAAGAAAAAAATCCGTCGATCAAAATTTTTGCTGTGGAACCGACAGATTCTCCGGTTCTTTCAGGAGGAAAACCAGGGCCGCATAAAATTCAAGGAATCGGAGCCGGGTTCGTACCTCAAATTTTGAATACTGATGTTTACGATGAAATTATTACGGTGAAGAATGAAGAAGCCTTTGAATTTGCCCGTAAAGCTGCAAGAGAAGAAGGAATCCTGGGCGGAATTTCTTCAGGAGCGGCGATCTTCGCTGCCATTCAAGTTGCTAAAAAGCTCGGAAAAGGCAAAAAAGTGCTTGCCGTACTCCCAAGTAATGGTGAGAGATACTTAAGCACACCTCTTTATCAATTTGAATAGGTTTAAAAAAGTGTTGGGCTGTCGACGATGTCGGCGGCCTTTTGCTTTATAAAAGGAGGTCGGTGTCCTTGAGTAAAATGCTCAAGGGCTTTTTATGTATTGGAAATGAAATTCTCTTTTCTTTAAAAAAAGATTTGCATTACAATAAGGACAATAGAATAACGGTTAGGAATGATACGATGACACAACGAAGGCCTGTAGCCAGAATATACCCATATTCCCAGGAACGTTTTTTTAAAAGGTATGAATGTCTTTCGAAAGGAAAAAAACACCATGTGCTCCTGGAAAGCGCCAGAGGCGGCGACTACAGTATAGCCGGTCTTGATCCTGTCGCCATCGCGAAAGGGAAAGACGGGATCACGACCATTCAATATAAAGGGGAAACGATATTTAAAGAAGGAGATCCGTTTTTACAGTTTACCCGATGGTTTCAGGAATTGAAAACGGAGACGGTTGCAGATTTTCCTGATTTTCAGGGAGGGGCTGTCGGCTTTTTAAGCTATGACTATGCCCGCTATATTGAAAAATTTAAACATCTGTCTATCGATGATCTGCAAACGCCTGACTTATTCTTTCTCGTGTTTGATGATCTGGCCGTCTATGACCATGCAAAGGAAGAGCTTTGGCTGATCACGCACAAAAACGGAGAAGAGCTTTCCTCTACGGAAGATCAACTGAATCAGCTTGAACAGATGTGGATGTCACGCGATGCGGAACCCGCAGCAGCTGAAGAACCGGCGGACAATAAAGGGGCTTCGTTTGCACCTTCATTTACCGAAGAGGGCTTTTCACAGGCGGTTGAAAAAATAAAGCAATACATCGCAAGCGGTGACGTGTTCCAGGTGAATCTTTCCCTGCGGCAGTCAGAGCGGCTGTCGGCGGCGCCGTTTGACGTTTATAAAATGCTGAGAAAAGTGAATCCCTCTCCTTACATGGCATACTTGGAAACCCCGGATTTCCAGGTGATTTGCGGATCGCCTGAACTGCTGATTAAAAAGAAAGGAACCCTGCTGGAAACAAGGCCGATTGCAGGGACAAGATCCCGCGGGGCGGATGAAGCGGAGGATGAAGCGCTCGCGAATGAACTGATCATGAATGAAAAAGAGCGGGCCGAGCACGTGATGCTTGTGGATTTAGAGCGGAATGACCTTGGCAGGGTGTCAAAATACGGCTCCGTTCGCGTCGATGAATTCATGGTGATTGAAAAATATTCCCATGTCATGCACATTGTTTCAAATGTGTGCGGTGAAATCAAAGAAGAATGCGATGCGGTTGATGTCATCCACGCGGTGTTTCCCGGCGGAACGATTACAGGGGCTCCGAAGGTAAGAACAATGGAAATCATTGAAGAGCTTGAGCCGACAAGGCGAGGGCTTTATACTGGTTCTATAGGATGGTTCGGATATAATCAAAATATGCACTTTAATATCGTCATCCGAACGATTTATGTCAAAGCAGGCCATGCGTTCATGCAGTCGGGAGCGGGAATCGTCATTGATTCAAACCCTAAGCATGAATATAAGGAATCATTTAAAAAGGCCATTGCGATGAAAAAGGCGCTGCAGTTGAGTGAAGAAGAGAAAAAAAGAGCAGAGGAGAGCTGAGAAAATGATTTTGATGATCGACAATTATGACTCGTTTACGTACAATTTGGTGCAATATTTAGGAGAGCTCGGCGAAGAATTGATCGTCAAGCGCAATGATGAAGTGACACTGGCGGGCATTGAAGAATTGTCCCCGGATTTTCTGATGATTTCGCCGGGGCCGTGCAGCCCTGATGAGGCCGGAATCAGCCTTGAAGCGATCCGTCATTTTGCAGGGAAGATTCCCATTTTCGGAGTCTGCCTCGGACATCAATCCATCGCCCAGGTTTTCGGCGGCGATGTCGTCAGAGCGGAACGGTTGATGCATGGGAAGACATCAGAGATTTCCCACGATGGTTTAACCGTTTTTAAAGGCTTGGAAAGTCCGCTGACGGCTACCCGGTATCATTCGCTGATCGTTAAACCTGAAACCTTGCCGAGCTGCTTTACCACATCCGCTTGGACTGATGAAGGAGAGATTATGGCCATCAGGCATAAAGAGCTGCCGATCGAAGGTGTGCAGTTTCATCCGGAGTCTATTATGACCTCCTGCGGAAAAGAGATGCTCAATAATTTTATTGAGACTTACCGAAAGAAAGTGAGCGCATGATCATTTACATGAACGGTCATTATGTGAAAGAGGAGGAAGCGAGACTTTCTCCTTTTGACCATGGTTTTTTATATGGAATCGGCGTTTTTGAAACATTTCGCCTCTATAAAGGGAAGCCGTTTCTTTTGGAATGGCACATGGAAAGGCTTCAGACAGCATTGAATGAACTGAAAATAGAGACGGCGCTGACAGAGAGCGATGTCCTCAGTGTGCTGGACAAGCTGCTCGAATTGAATCAGCCGCCAAATGGCAATGCGAGGATCAGGCTCAATATATCAGCCGGTCCCGGGGGATCAGGGCTTTTTCCCGATTCATACAAAAATCCCTGCATCATGGTGATGATGAACCCTTTTGATCCGGCATCCGTACCGGAGGAAAAGGAAGGAATCATTTTGCAGGTTCGCCGAAACACGCCTGAGGGGCCTTTCCGGCTGAAATCCCACCACTTTTTAAACAACCTGTATGGAAAAAGAGAACTCGGAAGTGATCCGGGAAAAGAAGGGATTTTTCTTACCGCGAGCGGAGATGTAGCCGAGGGCATTGTTTCCAACCTTTTTTGGCAAAAAGACGGATGTGTGTATACACCTTCACTGAAGACCGGAATTTTAGACGGTGTGACGCGGCGATATGTGCTGGAGCGGCTCGACAGTATGGGAATGAAGGTCAGACAGGGGGAATATCCGTTGGATCATCTTCTCGCTGCTGAGGAAGCATGGATGACCAATTCCGTTCAGGAGATTGTGCCGTTCCGCCAAATCGGCGCCACTGCATTCCCGGGAAAGGATGGAAGTCTGACAAAGAAACTGCAAAAGGTGTACACTAACGATAGAACAGCAAAAGACGATAATTGAATCTAAAGGGTGAGGGATATGGCGCTGCAAACAACAGTCCGTTCAAAGCGGCTGAAAGCAAAACAATACACGTTGTCATATGAAGATAAAACATTAATTATGGGCATTTTAAATGTCACGCCTGACTCGTTTTCCGACGGAGGGAAATACAACAGTATAGACCGCGCAGTGGTCCATGCGAAACAGATGATAGAAGACGGCGCCCATATCCTTGATATCGGGGGAGAATCGACAAGGCCCGGAGCCGAGAAGGTTTCCCTTGATGAGGAGCTTGCAAGAGTCATTCCTGTAATTGAAAAGCTTGTACAGGAAATCGATGCACCGATATCGGTTGACACATATAAGGCTGGGGTAGCCGATGAAGCGCTAAAAGCCGGAGCTTCGATTATCAATGATGTATGGGGCGCCAAAGCCGATCCCGAAATGGCTGCTGTCGCCTCTCGGCATGATGTGCCGGTTATCTTGATGCACAATCGACATGAACGAAATTATACAGATTTAATACCAGACATGATGTCCGATCTGATGGAATGTGTAGACATTGCGAAGTCCGCCGGAGTGCAAGACCATCACATCATCCTTGATCCCGGTATCGGTTTTGCCAAAACATATCATGACAATCTTATGGTCATGAATGAGCTGGAGAGATTCAAGAGTCTGGGCTACCCGCTTTTACTGGGCACCTCGCGCAAAAGGTTTATCGGACGCGTCCTGGATTTGCCGCCTGAGGAACGGGCGGAAGGGACAGGCGCGACAGTATGCCTCGGCATTCAAAAAGGATGCGACATTGTCAGAGTCCATGACGTCAAGCCGATTGCTAGAATGGCGAAAATGATGGATGCGATGATCGATAAGGGAGGCGTTTATCATCGATAAAGTATATATAGAGGGAATGGAATTTTACGGATACCACGGGGTTTTTCAAGAGGAGAACAAACTCGGCCAGCGTTTCCGCGTTGATTTGACGGCAGGATTAGACTTGAGCGTAGCAGGAAAGACCGATGATATTGATGCGACCATTAACTATGCAGAGCTGTACAAGCTCTGTAAAGAGGTTGTGGAAGGAGAGCCGGTCAACCTTGTCGAAACCCTTGCAGAAACGATAGCCGAGAAAGTCCTCGGTCAATTTGAAGCGGTTCAGGAATGCACTGTCAAGGTGATCAAACCAGATCCGCCGATACCCGGACATTACAAATCCGTAGCCATAGAAATGACGAGAAAGCGGAAATGAAACATACGGCATATATAGCGTTGGGCTCGAATATCGGCCGGCGGGAAGAATATTTAAAAAAAGCCGTTGCTCTCCTGCATCAGCATCCGTCTGTCACGGTTACAAGCATCTCTTCAATTTATGAGACAGATCCGGTCGGATATACAGATCAGGATCCATTTTTAAATATGGTTGCGGCTGTCAAAACATCTCTTTCGCCTTTTGCACTGCTTGATTTGACGCAGCGCATTGAAAATGAACTCGGCCGGACGCGGGACATCAGGTGGGGTCCGAGAACGGCAGACCTTGACATTTTGCTGTATAATCGTGAAAATATTGAGACAGAGCAACTCATTGTTCCTCATCCGAGAATGCATGAACGTTTGTTTGTACTCGTCCCGCTATTGGAGATTTATCCGGACTTTGAGGAATCTGTCAATCATGCGAAAAATCAAGAAGGTGTAAGGGTATGGAAGCAGAAATCTGGGGTAGACGAATTCGTGCGTACAGAAAGTTGAAAGGTTATACTCAAGAGGGCTTTGCCAAAGCATTGGGTATGTCCGTTTCTGTACTGGGTGAAATAGAACGGGGAAATCGAATGCCGTCGGAGAGCATGCTCAGGGATGTAGCCAATACTTTAAATATATCAGTGGAGGAATTGTCTCCATCAGAAGAATAAGAAAGGAGGACGTAAAATGTTTAAGATCGGTGATATCGAATTGAAAAACAGGGTTGTCCTTGCGCCGATGGCAGGGGTATGCAACTCCGCCTTCCGCCTGACCGTTAAAGAATTCGGTGCGGGTTTGGTGTGCGCAGAAATGGTCAGCGATAAAGCGATCCTTTATAACAATGCGAAAACAATGGGAATGCTTTATATCGATGAACGGGAAAAACCGCTCAGCCTGCAAATTTTCGGCGGTGAAAAAGAAACGCTCGTCGAAGCGGCGAAATTCGTTGATCAAAACACAACAGCTGATATTATTGACATTAACATGGGATGTCCGGTGCCAAAGATTACAAAATGTGATGCGGGGGCCAAATGGCTGCTTGATCCGAATAAAATTTATGAGATGGTTTCTGCTGTAGTGGATGCGGTTGATAAACCGGTTACCGTTAAAATGAGAATGGGCTGGGATGATGATCACATTTTTGCTGTTGAGAATGCAAGAGCTGTTGAACGGGCCGGCGGAAAAGCCGTGGCTCTTCACGGGCGGACCCGCGTGCAAATGTATGAAGGAACGGCGAACTGGGACATCATCAAAGAAGTAAAGCAGTCTGTATCAATACCTGTTATCGGAAACGGAGACGTCAAAACACCTCAAGACGCGAAGCGCATGCTTGATGAAACAGGAGTGGACGGCGTCATGATCGGCCGTGCTGCTTTGGGTAATCCGTGGATGATTTACCGCACGGTTCAATACCTGGAAACAGGCGAATTAAAAGATGAGCCGAAAGTGCGTGAGAAAATTTCCGTCTGCAAGCTTCATCTTGACCGTTTAATCAAACTAAAAGGTGAAAATGTGGCAGTTCGTGAAATGAGAAAGCACGCGGCCTGGTATTTAAAAGGTATAAGAGGAAACGCAAAGGTCCGGAATGAAATCAACCATTGCGAAACGAGAGATGAGCTCGTGCAGCTGCTGGATGCGTTTACGATTGAAGCCGAGGCAAAAGAGCTTCAGGATGCTAAAGTAGGATAAATCCGACCTCTGCTCACTGCCAGTTTTAACTGGCAGTTTTTCTGCTTTTCCTGAAAGACTAAAAATAACGGAGTGATATATGATGAGTCATGAAGAGCATAACCATGAAGAATTAAACGATCAGTTGCAAGTCAGACGCGATAAAATGAGTCAATTGCGCGAAAGCGGAAAGGACCCTTTCGGTCAGCGTTTTGAACGCACTCATCAATCAGCGGAACTAATTGATTTGTACAATGAGTACTCTAAGGAAGAATTAGAAGAGAAAGCAATCGAAGTAACGATTGCAGGCCGGATGATGACAAAACGAGGCAAAGGGAAAGCTGGATTTGCCCACATTCAGGATTTGAAAGGCCAAATCCAGATTTACGTTAGAAAAGACAGTGTCGGAGAAGAACAATACGAGCTGTTTAAAGGCTCTGACCTCGGGGATATTATCGGTGTTACTGGTGTTATGTTTAAAACCAATGTGGGTGAATTGTCTGTCAAAGCAACATCTTTTGATCTTTTAACAAAAGCTCTTCGTCCGCTTCCTGATAAATATCACGGCTTAAAAGACATTGAACAGCGCTACCGCCAGCGTTATTTGGACTTGATTGTCAATCCGGACAGCAAAAATACGTTTATTACAAGAAGTAAGATCATTCAATCAATGAGAAGATACTTAGATGACCACGGATACCTGGAGGTAGAAACACCTACGATGCATGCCATTCCAGGAGGTGCATCCGCCCGTCCGTTTATCACACACCATAATGCGCTCGATATGCCGCTTTATATGAGAATCGCGATTGAACTTCATTTGAAAAGGCTGATCGTCGGCGGACTTGAAAAAGTTTATGAAATCGGACGTGTATTCCGGAATGAAGGAGTATCCACCCGCCACAACCCCGAATTCACAATGATCGAGCTTTATGAAGCTTATGCCGATTACAAAGATATCATGAGCTTAACGGAAAATCTCATCGCTCACATCGCTGAAGAAGTGCTTGGCACTACTACTGTTCAATATGGTGATCATCAAGTCGATCTCAAACCTGAGTGGAAAAGGCTTCATATGGTAGATGCCGTTAAAGAAGCGACCGGAGTGGATTTCTGGAAAGAGGTCTCACTGGAAGAGGCCAGAGCTTTTGCTAAAGATCATAGTGTTGAAATTACTGAAAATATGTCTGTGGGGCACATCATTAACGAGTTCTTCGAACAAAAAATCGAAGAAACCCTGATTCAGCCAACCTTTATCTATGGTCATCCGGTAGAAATTTCGCCGCTTGCTAAGAAAAATCCTGAGGATCCCCGCTTTACGGACCGTTTTGAGCTGTTTATTGTGGGTCGAGAGCATGCGAATGCCTTCACCGAACTTAATGATCCTATTGATCAGAGAGAACGCTTTGAGGCGCAATTAAAAGAACGTGAAGAAGGAAATGATGAAGCTCATATGATGGATGAGGACTTTGTTGAAGCATTAGAATACGGGATGCCTCCTACCGGCGGTTTAGGAATCGGTATTGACCGGCTTATTATGCTTTTGACGAATTCGCCGTCAATCAGGGATGTTTTACTATTCCCGCAAATGAGACATCGTTAAAACTTCAAGGATCAGCCGGAAATGAAACGGCTGATCCTTATTTAAAAACAAATTTTATTTTTTCTCAAAAAAGTATTGCACAAACATAAATACGGTGGTATATTATTATTCGTTGCCGCAAAAAGCGGTGGCAAAAACAAAAAAAGCTACTTTAAAAAAGTTCTTGACTTCATGTTGAGAATTGGATATAATATAAAAGTCGCTTTAATAATGATCTTTGAAAACTAAACAAGACAAAACGTACCTGTTAATTCATTTTTAAATAAATCGCACATGCGAGTGTGCGTAGTCATTATCAAACTTTTCATGGAGAGTTTGATCCTGGCTCAGGACGAACGCTGGCGGCGTGCCTAATACATGCAAGTCGAGCGGACCGACGGGAGCTTGCTCCCTGAGGTTAGCGGCGGACGGGTGAGTAACACGTGGGTAACCTGCCTGTAAGACTGGGATAACTCCGGGAAACCGGGGCTAATACCGGATGCTTGATTGAACCGCATGGTTCAATCATAAAAGATGGCTTCGGCTATCACTTACAGATGGACCCGCGGCGCATTAGCTAGTTGGTGAGGTAACGGCTCACCAAGGCGACGATGCGTAGCCGACCTGAGAGGGTGATCGGCCACACTGGGACTGAGACACGGCCCAGACTCCTACGGGAGGCAGCAGTAGGGAATCTTCCGCAATGGACGAAAGTCTGACGGAGCAACGCCGCGTGAGTGATGAAGGTTTTCGGATCGTAAAACTCTGTTGTTAGGGAAGAACAAGTACCGTTCGAACAGGGCGGTACCTTGACGGTACCTAACCAGAAAGCCACGGCTAACTACGTGCCAGCAGCCGCGGTAATACGTAGGTGGCAAGCGTTGTCCGGAATTATTGGGCGTAAAGCGCGCGCAGGCGGTTTCTTAAGTCTGATGTGAAAGCCCCCGGCTCAACCGGGGAGGGTCATTGGAAACTGGGGAACTTGAGTGCAGAAGAGGAGAGTG is a window encoding:
- a CDS encoding peptidyl-prolyl cis-trans isomerase — encoded protein: MKSRTLWPIIIGAIFVNCIVIAYVLTKSQTASTSSAQEVIANIGKSGITREEWLSEMEDRFGKATLEDMINERVVNQLAEKNNIKISDDEIDREFLLIKAVYNSFYEDEHTTEKEWREQIKHNILLEELLTKDIVIPESELKSFYQKNKDLYKFDDSYRLKHIVVKDKDEAEQVLKELKGGSSFEAAAAEHSTDRYTAPYGGDLGFVNEQNENIPAEYLQAAKHLKENEWVDEPIQTSQGYSIIQLKEKLNGRSFTYSEVKNQIRRQIAMDQIGDKASVKTLWKDANVSWFYGDKNKD
- the cysK gene encoding cysteine synthase A, with translation MVRVANSVYDLIGNTPVVKLNRLVDEDSADVYVKLEYMNPGSSVKDRIALAMIEDAEEKGLLKEGDTLIEPTSGNTGIGLAMVAAAKGIKAILVMPDTMSSERRNLLRAYGAELVLTPGAEGMKGAIKKAEELAKENGYFMPQQFNNPANAEVHRRTTGQEIAEQFGDGLDAFVAGIGTGGTITGAGEVLKEKNPSIKIFAVEPTDSPVLSGGKPGPHKIQGIGAGFVPQILNTDVYDEIITVKNEEAFEFARKAAREEGILGGISSGAAIFAAIQVAKKLGKGKKVLAVLPSNGERYLSTPLYQFE
- a CDS encoding anthranilate synthase component I family protein, whose translation is MTQRRPVARIYPYSQERFFKRYECLSKGKKHHVLLESARGGDYSIAGLDPVAIAKGKDGITTIQYKGETIFKEGDPFLQFTRWFQELKTETVADFPDFQGGAVGFLSYDYARYIEKFKHLSIDDLQTPDLFFLVFDDLAVYDHAKEELWLITHKNGEELSSTEDQLNQLEQMWMSRDAEPAAAEEPADNKGASFAPSFTEEGFSQAVEKIKQYIASGDVFQVNLSLRQSERLSAAPFDVYKMLRKVNPSPYMAYLETPDFQVICGSPELLIKKKGTLLETRPIAGTRSRGADEAEDEALANELIMNEKERAEHVMLVDLERNDLGRVSKYGSVRVDEFMVIEKYSHVMHIVSNVCGEIKEECDAVDVIHAVFPGGTITGAPKVRTMEIIEELEPTRRGLYTGSIGWFGYNQNMHFNIVIRTIYVKAGHAFMQSGAGIVIDSNPKHEYKESFKKAIAMKKALQLSEEEKKRAEES
- the pabA gene encoding aminodeoxychorismate/anthranilate synthase component II produces the protein MILMIDNYDSFTYNLVQYLGELGEELIVKRNDEVTLAGIEELSPDFLMISPGPCSPDEAGISLEAIRHFAGKIPIFGVCLGHQSIAQVFGGDVVRAERLMHGKTSEISHDGLTVFKGLESPLTATRYHSLIVKPETLPSCFTTSAWTDEGEIMAIRHKELPIEGVQFHPESIMTSCGKEMLNNFIETYRKKVSA
- the pabC gene encoding aminodeoxychorismate lyase, which gives rise to MIIYMNGHYVKEEEARLSPFDHGFLYGIGVFETFRLYKGKPFLLEWHMERLQTALNELKIETALTESDVLSVLDKLLELNQPPNGNARIRLNISAGPGGSGLFPDSYKNPCIMVMMNPFDPASVPEEKEGIILQVRRNTPEGPFRLKSHHFLNNLYGKRELGSDPGKEGIFLTASGDVAEGIVSNLFWQKDGCVYTPSLKTGILDGVTRRYVLERLDSMGMKVRQGEYPLDHLLAAEEAWMTNSVQEIVPFRQIGATAFPGKDGSLTKKLQKVYTNDRTAKDDN
- the folP gene encoding dihydropteroate synthase, yielding MALQTTVRSKRLKAKQYTLSYEDKTLIMGILNVTPDSFSDGGKYNSIDRAVVHAKQMIEDGAHILDIGGESTRPGAEKVSLDEELARVIPVIEKLVQEIDAPISVDTYKAGVADEALKAGASIINDVWGAKADPEMAAVASRHDVPVILMHNRHERNYTDLIPDMMSDLMECVDIAKSAGVQDHHIILDPGIGFAKTYHDNLMVMNELERFKSLGYPLLLGTSRKRFIGRVLDLPPEERAEGTGATVCLGIQKGCDIVRVHDVKPIARMAKMMDAMIDKGGVYHR
- the folB gene encoding dihydroneopterin aldolase, with protein sequence MDKVYIEGMEFYGYHGVFQEENKLGQRFRVDLTAGLDLSVAGKTDDIDATINYAELYKLCKEVVEGEPVNLVETLAETIAEKVLGQFEAVQECTVKVIKPDPPIPGHYKSVAIEMTRKRK
- the folK gene encoding 2-amino-4-hydroxy-6-hydroxymethyldihydropteridine diphosphokinase, with product MKHTAYIALGSNIGRREEYLKKAVALLHQHPSVTVTSISSIYETDPVGYTDQDPFLNMVAAVKTSLSPFALLDLTQRIENELGRTRDIRWGPRTADLDILLYNRENIETEQLIVPHPRMHERLFVLVPLLEIYPDFEESVNHAKNQEGVRVWKQKSGVDEFVRTES
- a CDS encoding helix-turn-helix transcriptional regulator; this encodes MEAEIWGRRIRAYRKLKGYTQEGFAKALGMSVSVLGEIERGNRMPSESMLRDVANTLNISVEELSPSEE
- the dusB gene encoding tRNA dihydrouridine synthase DusB — its product is MFKIGDIELKNRVVLAPMAGVCNSAFRLTVKEFGAGLVCAEMVSDKAILYNNAKTMGMLYIDEREKPLSLQIFGGEKETLVEAAKFVDQNTTADIIDINMGCPVPKITKCDAGAKWLLDPNKIYEMVSAVVDAVDKPVTVKMRMGWDDDHIFAVENARAVERAGGKAVALHGRTRVQMYEGTANWDIIKEVKQSVSIPVIGNGDVKTPQDAKRMLDETGVDGVMIGRAALGNPWMIYRTVQYLETGELKDEPKVREKISVCKLHLDRLIKLKGENVAVREMRKHAAWYLKGIRGNAKVRNEINHCETRDELVQLLDAFTIEAEAKELQDAKVG
- the lysS gene encoding lysine--tRNA ligase → MSHEEHNHEELNDQLQVRRDKMSQLRESGKDPFGQRFERTHQSAELIDLYNEYSKEELEEKAIEVTIAGRMMTKRGKGKAGFAHIQDLKGQIQIYVRKDSVGEEQYELFKGSDLGDIIGVTGVMFKTNVGELSVKATSFDLLTKALRPLPDKYHGLKDIEQRYRQRYLDLIVNPDSKNTFITRSKIIQSMRRYLDDHGYLEVETPTMHAIPGGASARPFITHHNALDMPLYMRIAIELHLKRLIVGGLEKVYEIGRVFRNEGVSTRHNPEFTMIELYEAYADYKDIMSLTENLIAHIAEEVLGTTTVQYGDHQVDLKPEWKRLHMVDAVKEATGVDFWKEVSLEEARAFAKDHSVEITENMSVGHIINEFFEQKIEETLIQPTFIYGHPVEISPLAKKNPEDPRFTDRFELFIVGREHANAFTELNDPIDQRERFEAQLKEREEGNDEAHMMDEDFVEALEYGMPPTGGLGIGIDRLIMLLTNSPSIRDVLLFPQMRHR